A region of Arabidopsis thaliana chromosome 5, partial sequence DNA encodes the following proteins:
- the SSP5 gene encoding SCP1-like small phosphatase 5 (SCP1-like small phosphatase 5 (SSP5); CONTAINS InterPro DOMAIN/s: Dullard-like phosphatase domain (InterPro:IPR011948), NLI interacting factor (InterPro:IPR004274); BEST Arabidopsis thaliana protein match is: SCP1-like small phosphatase 4 (TAIR:AT5G46410.1); Has 1807 Blast hits to 1807 proteins in 277 species: Archae - 0; Bacteria - 0; Metazoa - 736; Fungi - 347; Plants - 385; Viruses - 0; Other Eukaryotes - 339 (source: NCBI BLink).), translating to MEDDDSPSSRDLDAQNPYDRLLALDTSTVDPNCNLDSVSAIYLAMKSSKLECVDERGQDSLITSVCMEDEEDEELDEFDPYLFIKNLPNLSSVVPTFRPVLLPKQTRSCPPISLVLDLDETLVHSTLEPCGEVDFTFPVNFNEEEHMVYVRCRPHLKEFMERVSRLFEIIIFTASQSIYAEQLLNVLDPKRKLFRHRVYRDSCVFFDGNYLKDLSVLGRDLSRVIIVDNSPQAFGFQVENGVPIESWFNDPSDKELLHLLPFLESLIGVEDVRPMIAKKFNLREKIDAAVAAPEYPAEAGDPFER from the exons ATGGAAGATGATGACTCTCCTTCTTCTCGGGATTTGGATGCACAGAACCCTTATGATCGATTGCTTGCTCTAGATACAAGTACCGTAGATCCAAATTGTAACTTGGATTCGGTTTCTGCCATTTATCTAGCGATGAAGAGCTCTAAGCTGGAATGTGTTGACGAGCGTGGTCAAGATTCCCTTATTACTTCGGTATGCATGGAGGATGAAGAGGATGAGGAGCTCGATGAGTTTGATCCTTATCTGTTTATCAAGAACTTGCCGAACCTGTCTTCTGTTGTCCCAACTTTCAGGCCGGTCTTGCTTCCTAAACAAACCCGAAGCTGTCCTCCTATTTCTCTTGTCCTAGACCTTGATG AAACTCTTGTGCACTCGACTCTAGAGCCGTGTGGTGAGGTAGATTTCACATTCCCAGTGAATTTTAATGAAGAAGAGCATATGGTGTATGTGCGATGCCGTCCTCACCTCAAAGAGTTTATGGAGAGAGTGTCCCGACTTTTTGAGATCATTATATTTACAGCTAGCCAAAGTATTTATGCTGAGCAACTTCTGAACGTGCTTGACCCTAAGAGAAAGCTCTTTCGCCATAGAGTGTACCGTGACTCGTGTGTTTTCTTTGATGGTAACTACCTCAAGGATTTGTCAGTCCTCGGGCGTGATTTATCTCGTGTTATCATTGTTGATAACTCCCCACAG GCATTTGGTTTCCAAGTGGAAAATGGAGTGCCAATAGAGAGCTGGTTTAATGACCCATCAGATAAAGAACTCCTTCACTTGCTGCCATTTCTTGAAAGCCTAATTGGAGTTGAAGATGTAAGGCCAATGATCGCCAAGAAATTCAATCTAAGGGAGAAGATTGATGCAGCTGTAGCCGCACCTGAATATCCTGCTGAGGCGGGAGATCCTTTCGAAAGGTAA